The Osmia lignaria lignaria isolate PbOS001 chromosome 14, iyOsmLign1, whole genome shotgun sequence genome has a window encoding:
- the LOC117605671 gene encoding uncharacterized protein LOC117605671 isoform X5, with protein MKGFVFLLIVTLLAHTHGAPSETSSWKDTVEQLQKEIRVKKDETIQRLHDWGSALLPNLDKLAGFGRNPQNSVKKESDRNEVRKPSNPFDLLPGNRWSSPYNRKNQGKNSESTNLKEKESTDEKFNQRNPYKRSSQENDPHNNRNPLDWIFNKKRPKQNNNESGEKDQPNKKDSSESSTSTDEISAAISHTRKQTNHKQREKNKNSAKNNNSSQDSSEKDSPNTKDSSELSNSIDQIRSSHSHSDKERDRKHQRNSQHDSKEKDTNEEEFKGFLTKVKEKVENATYIIQMLKHNKNNECRHLTPIEMYYRRLYEYNKARYIEWSKKLGIKKYILSHLKNLSIEKLLHICKIKKQINHEHRLILIKKCINVHLSINDTFEIVTEPPPLSPQDPTSWKCGKTTKPPWPVTQSTSTWQNNWSSSIEASSTMTKIPNTSRTKRSTQTQATEDSSVSSSSPNTVSSKEPTSTTTEEPRHSSNSTDSSSGQPTGPSQQTNTEEPTSPSQATGSTETRPSEEPTESSSLSSTGSSAGGPSSTESSGPPQSTSTEESTSPSQSTGSSETRPSERSTESSSLSSTRSSAGPSSSTTGGPSSAEPSGSSESTSTEEPTSQSQSTGSTETRPSEEPTENSSLSSTGSSAGPSSSTTGGPSSAEPSDSPESTSTQEPTSQSQSTGSTETRPSEEPTESSSLSSTGSSAGPSSPTTGGTSWTESSGPPQSTGTDESTSPSQSTGSTETRPSEGPTESSSLSSTGSSAGPSTSTTEGPSSAEPSGSSESTSTEEPTSQSQSTGSTKTRPSEEPTESSSLSSTGSSAGPSSPTTGGTSSTESSGPPQSTGTDESTSPSQSTGSTETRPSEGPTESSSLSSTGSSAGPSSSTTGGPSSAEPSGSSESTSTEEPTSQSQSTGSTGTIPCEEPTESSSLSSTGSSAGPSSSTTGGSSSSEPSRSSESTSTDEPTSQSQSTGTTGTIPCEEPTESSSLSSIGSSAGRSSSTTGGPSSSEPSGSSESTSTVEPTRPSQSTGNTETRPSEEPTEISSLSSIGSSAGPSSSTSSGPSSSEPSRSSESTSTDEPTSQSQSTGTTGTPPCEEPTESSSLSSTGSPAGPSSSTTGGPSSAESSGPSESTSTEEPTSPSQSTGSTETSPPEEPTESSSLSSTGSSAGPSSSTTEGPSSAEPSGSSESTSTEEPTSQSQSTGSTETRPSEEPTESSSLSSTGSSAGPSSPTTGGTSSTESSGPPQSTGTDESTSPSQSTGNTETRPSEGPTESSSLSSTGSSAGPSSSTTGGPSSAEPSGSSESTSTEEPTSPSQSTGSTETRPSEEPTESSSLSSTGSSAGPSSSSTDGSSSTESSGPSESTSTEEPTSPSQSTGSTETPPPEEPTESSSLSSTGSSAGPSSSTTEGPSSAEPSGSSESTSTEEPTSQSQSTGSTGTIPCEEPTDSSRLSSTGSSAGPSSPTTGGTSSTESSRPPQSTGTDESTSPSQSTGSTETRPSEGPTESSSLSSTGSSAGPSSSTTGGTSSAEPSGSSESTSTEEPTSQSQSTGSTETRPSDEPTESSSLSSTGSSAGPSSSTTGGPSSSEPSRSSESTSTDEPTSQSQSTGTTGTLPCKEPTESSSLSSTGSSAGPSSSTTGGPSSAEPSDSSESTSTQEPTSQSQSTGSTETRPSEEPTESSSLSSTGSSAGPSSSTTGGPSSVEPSGSSESTSTEEPTSQSRSTGSTGTIPCEESTESSRLSSTGSSARPSSSTTGGPSSAEPSVSSESTSTEEPTSQSQSTGSTETRPSEEPTESSSLSSTGSSAGPSSSTTGGPSSSEPSRSSESTSTDEPTSQSQSTGTTGTIPCEEPTESSSLSSIGSSAGPSSSTAGGPSSSEPSGSSESTSTVEPTRPSQSTGNTETRPSEEPTEISSLSSIGSSAGPSSSTSSGPSSSEPSGSSESTSTEEPTSQSRSTGSTGTIPCEEPTESSSLSSTGSSAGPSSSTTGGSSSSEPSRSSESTSTDEPTSQSQSTGTTGTLPCEEPTESSSLSSTGSPAGPSSSTTGGPSSAEPTDSAESTSTQEPTSQSQSTGSTETRPSEEPTESSSLSSTGSSAGPSSPTTGGTSSTESSGPPQSTGTDESTSPSQSTGSTETRPSEGPTESSSLSSTGSSAGPSSSTTGGPSSAEPSGSSESTSTEEPTSPSQSTGSTETRPSEEPTESTSLSSIIPSSVTTSGSTRSTSAEDSRDVSRPRRDTSSRAADGYVESTIQISTEMSGTTERQPQTTGSSNIPSSVTGRETSQSESTVASISTLEPAKSSSQSTEWLAESSTLSGTQTVSDVSTLASENIVISGNVEVAVESNIGGSSANKSIVESGTFNLTIEDVAKANITGFHINGSSIVMDGELIRTNGTGSHGVVIVDQIHISGSLDISVEEHNETILPNPGSLTSLGKNRTRIPGSGSPILQINETGGNVVSSNDLSRGSIALPITPSQGLESTVETQLNDLQTKTYVNNIQFTDENSVTVGKSIFAFGNDNNIRSNAALDTAVSRASASLQAAGGSNSDSSMKKVVVSVV; from the exons ATGAAAG GTTTCGTCTTCCTTCTAATTGTCACTTTACTTGCGCATACGCATGGTGCACCATCTGAAACCTCATCATGGAAAGACACGGTAGAACAATTGCAAAAGGAAATAAGGGTAAAAAAAGATGAAACTATTCAGCGACTTCACGACTGGGGCTCAGCACTATTGCCCAATCTCGACAAACTAGCAGGGTTTGGAAGAAATCCccaaaattctgtgaaaaaagaaagtgaTAGAAACGAGGTAAGGAAACCTTCAAATCCATTCGATTTACTGCCAGGAAACAGGTGGAGTTCCCCTTATAACCGAAAAAATCAGGGGAAGAATTCTGAGAGTACAAATTTGAAGGAGAAAGAATCCACGGATGAAAAGTTTAACCAACGAAACCCATACAAAAGAAGCTCTCAAGAAAATGATCCTCACAACAACAGAAATCCTCTCGACTGGATTTTTAATAAGAAGCGTCCAAAACAAAATAACAATGAATCAGGCGAAAAGGACCAACCCAATAAGAAAGACTCTTCAGAATCTTCAACTTCAACAGATGAAATCAGCGCAGCAATTTCACACACTCGCAAGCAAACAAATCAtaaacagagagaaaaaaataaaaacagcgCAAAAAACAATAACAGTTCACAGGATTCGAGTGAAAAGGATTCACCCAATACAAAGGATTCTTCAGAATTATCAAATTCAATTGATCAAATTAGATCCTCCCATTCACATTCTGATAAAGAAAGAGACAGAAAACATCAGAGAAATAGCCAACATGATTCAAAAGAAAAGGATACGAATGAGGAAGAATTCAAAGGATTCTTaacgaaagtaaaagaaaaagtgGAAAATGCTACGTATATAATACAAATGCTTAAACACAACAAGAACAACGAATGTAGACACCTTACACCAATAGAAATGTACTACAGAAGATTATACGAATATAACAAGGCTAGATACATTGAATGGAGCAAGAAACTGGGCATAAAAAAGTACATACTAagccatttaaaaaatttaagcaTAGAAAAACTGTTGCATATCtgcaaaataaagaaacaaatcaACCACGAGCATCGgctaattctaattaaaaaatgtattaatgtCCACCTCTCCATTAACGATACCTTCGAAATTGTGACAGAACCACCACCACTTTCACCACAAGATCCAACGTCCTGGAAGTgtggaaaaacaacaaaacctCCATGGCCAGTAACACAGTCCACTTCCACATGGCAAAATAATTGGAGCTCGAGCATAGAAGCTAGCAGCACAATGACAAAAATACCAAATACTTCACGGACAAAGCGAAGCACCCAAACACAGGCAACGGAGGACAGCAGCGTGAGCTCCAGTTCGCCCAACACcgtaagctcaaaggaaccaaCGTCCACCACAACGGAGGAACCAAGGCATTCCAGTAACAGTACCGACTCATCATCTGGACAACCAACCGGGCCCTCTCAGCAGACAAACACAGAAGAACCTACGAGCCCATCGCAGGCAACAGGCAGTACTGAAACACGGCCATCTGAGGAACCTACGGAGAGCTCCAGCTTGAGCAGCACTGGAAGTTCAGCTGGCGGACCATCGTCGACAGAATCATCCGGGCCCCCTCAGTCGACAAGTACAGAAGAATCTACGAGCCCATCACAGTCAACAGGCAGTAGCGAAACACGCCCATCTGAGAGATCTACGGAGAGCTCCAGCTTGAGCAGCACTAGAAGTTCTGCTGGACCCTCTTCCTCGACAACTGGAGGACCGTCATCGGCAGAACCATCGGGCTCTTCTGAGTCAACTAGTACAGAAGAACCTACTAGCCAATCGCAGTCAACAG GCAGTACCGAAACACGCCCATCTGAGGAACCTACAGAGAACTCCAGCTTGAGCAGCACTGGAAGTTCAGCTGGACCTTCTTCCTCTACAACTGGCGGACCATCATCGGCAGAACCATCGGACTCCCCTGAGTCAACTAGTACACAAGAACCTACTAGCCAATCGCAGTCAACAGGCAGTACCGAAACGCGCCCATCCGAGGAACCTACGGAGAGCTCCAGCTTGAGTAGCACTGGAAGTTCAGCTGGACCTTCCTCTCCGACAACTGGCGGAACATCATGGACAGAATCATCCGGGCCCCCCCAGTCGACAGGTACAGATGAATCTACGAGCCCATCACAGTCAACAGGCAGTACCGAAACACGCCCATCTGAGGGACCTACGGAGAGCTCCAGCTTGAGCAGCACTGGAAGTTCTGCTGGACCTTCTACCTCGACAACTGAAGGACCGTCATCGGCAGAACCATCAGGTTCTTCTGAGTCAACTAGTACAGAAGAACCTACTAGCCAATCGCAGTCAACAGGCAGTACCAAAACGCGCCCATCTGAGGAACCTACGGAGAGCTCCAGCTTGAGTAGCACTGGAAGTTCAGCTGGACCTTCCTCTCCGACAACTGGCGGAACATCATCGACAGAATCATCCGGGCCCCCCCAGTCGACAGGTACAGATGAATCTACGAGCCCATCACAGTCAACAGGCAGTACCGAAACACGCCCATCTGAGGGACCTACGGAGAGCTCCAGCTTGAGCAGCACTGGAAGTTCTGCTGGACCTTCATCCTCGACAACTGGAGGACCGTCATCGGCAGAACCATCGGGCTCCTCTGAGTCAACTAGTACAGAAGAACCTACTAGCCAATCGCAGTCAACAGGTAGTACTGGAACCATCCCGTGTGAGGAACCTACGGAAAGCTCCAGCTTGAGCAGCACAGGAAGTTCAGCTGGACCTTCTTCCTCTACAACTGGAGGATCATCATCGTCAGAACCATCGCGGTCCTCTGAGTCAACTAGTACAGACGAACCTACTAGCCAGTCGCAGTCAACGGGTACTACTGGAACCATCCCGTGTGAGGAACCTACGGAGAGCTCCAGCTTGAGCAGCATTGGTAGTTCTGCTGGACGTTCTTCCTCGACAACTGGAGGACCATCATCGTCAGAACCATCGGGGTCCTCTGAGTCAACAAGTACGGTAGAACCTACGAGGCCATCACAGTCAACAGGCAATACCGAAACCCGCCCATCTGAGGAACCTACGGAGATCTCCAGTTTGAGCAGCATTGGTAGTTCTGCTGGACCTTCTTCCTCTACAAGTAGCGGACCATCATCGTCAGAACCATCGCGGTCCTCTGAGTCAACTAGTACAGACGAACCTACTAGCCAATCGCAGTCAACGGGTACTACTGGGACCCCCCCATGTGAGGAACCTACGGAGAGCTCCAGCTTGAGCAGCACTGGAAGTCCAGCTGGACCTTCTTCCTCTACAACTGGCGGACCATCATCGGCAGAATCATCCGGACCCTCCGAGTCGACAAGTACAGAAGAACCTACAAGCCCATCGCAATCAACAGGCAGTACCGAAACCAGCCCACCTGAGGAACCTACGGAGAGCTCCAGCTTGAGCAGCACTGGAAGTTCTGCTGGACCTTCTTCCTCGACAACTGAAGGACCGTCATCGGCGGAACCATCAGGTTCTTCTGAGTCAACTAGTACAGAAGAACCTACTAGCCAATCGCAGTCAACAGGCAGTACCGAAACGCGCCCATCTGAGGAACCTACGGAGAGCTCCAGCTTGAGTAGCACTGGAAGTTCAGCTGGACCTTCCTCTCCGACAACTGGCGGAACATCATCGACAGAATCATCCGGGCCCCCCCAGTCGACAGGTACAGATGAATCTACGAGCCCATCACAGTCAACAGGCAATACCGAAACACGCCCATCTGAGGGACCTACGGAGAGCTCCAGCTTGAGCAGCACTGGAAGTTCTGCTGGACCTTCTTCCTCGACAACTGGAGGACCGTCATCGGCAGAACCATCGGGCTCTTCTGAGTCAACTAGTACAGAAGAACCTACTAGCCCATCACAGTCAACAGGCAGTACCGAAACGCGCCCATCTGAGGAACCTACGGAGAGCTCCAGCTTGAGCAGCACTGGAAGTTCAGCTGGACCTTCTTCTTCGTCAACTGACGGATCATCATCGACAGAATCATCCGGACCCTCTGAGTCGACAAGTACAGAAGAACCTACAAGCCCATCGCAGTCAACAGGCAGTACCGAAACGCCCCCACCTGAGGAACCTACGGAGAGCTCCAGCTTGAGCAGCACTGGAAGTTCAGCTGGACCTTCTTCCTCGACAACTGAAGGACCGTCATCGGCAGAACCATCAGGTTCTTCTGAGTCAACTAGTACAGAAGAACCTACTAGCCAATCGCAGTCAACAGGTAGTACTGGAACCATCCCGTGTGAGGAACCTACGGATAGCTCCAGATTGAGCAGCACAGGAAGTTCAGCTGGACCTTCCTCTCCGACAACTGGCGGAACATCATCGACAGAATCATCCAGGCCCCCCCAGTCGACAGGTACAGATGAATCTACGAGCCCATCACAGTCAACAGGCAGTACCGAAACACGCCCATCTGAGGGACCTACGGAGAGCTCCAGCTTGAGCAGCACTGGAAGTTCTGCTGGACCTTCTTCCTCGACAACTG GCGGAACATCATCGGCAGAACCATCGGGCTCCTCTGAGTCAACTAGTACAGAAGAACCTACTAGCCAATCGCAGTCAACAGGCAGTACCGAAACGCGCCCATCTGATGAACCTACGGAGAGCTCCAGCTTGAGCAGCACTGGAAGTTCAGCTGGACCTTCTTCCTCTACAACTGGAGGACCATCATCGTCAGAACCATCGCGGTCCTCCGAGTCAACTAGTACAGACGAACCTACTAGCCAGTCGCAGTCAACGGGTACTACTGGGACCCTCCCATGTAAGGAACCTACGGAGAGCTCCAGCTTGAGCAGCACTGGAAGTTCAGCTGGACCTTCTTCCTCTACAACTGGCGGACCATCATCGGCCGAACCATCGGACTCCTCTGAGTCAACTAGTACACAAGAACCTACTAGCCAATCGCAGTCAACAGGCAGTACTGAAACGCGCCCATCTGAGGAACCTACGGAGAGCTCCAGCTTGAGTAGCACTGGAAGTTCAGCTGGACCTTCTTCCTCTACAACTGGCGGACCATCATCGGTAGAACCATCGGGCTCCTCTGAGTCAACTAGTACAGAAGAACCTACTAGCCAGTCGCGGTCAACAGGTAGTACTGGAACCATCCCGTGTGAGGAATCTACGGAAAGCTCCAGATTGAGCAGCACTGGAAGTTCAGCTAGACCTTCTTCCTCTACAACTGGTGGACCATCATCAGCAGAACCATCGGTCTCCTCTGAGTCAACTAGTACAGAAGAACCTACTAGCCAATCGCAGTCAACAGGCAGTACCGAAACGCGCCCATCTGAGGAACCTACGGAGAGCTCCAGCTTGAGCAGCACTGGAAGTTCAGCTGGACCTTCTTCCTCTACAACTGGCGGACCATCATCGTCAGAACCATCGCGGTCCTCTGAGTCAACTAGTACAGACGAACCTACTAGCCAGTCGCAGTCAACGGGTACTACTGGAACCATCCCGTGTGAGGAACCTACGGAGAGCTCCAGCTTGAGCAGCATTGGTAGTTCTGCTGGACCTTCTTCCTCGACAGCTGGAGGACCATCATCGTCAGAACCATCGGGGTCCTCTGAGTCAACAAGTACGGTAGAACCTACGAGGCCATCACAGTCAACAGGCAATACCGAAACCCGCCCATCTGAGGAACCTACGGAGATCTCCAGTTTGAGCAGCATTGGTAGTTCTGCTGGACCTTCTTCCTCTACAAGTAGCGGACCATCATCGTCAGAACCATCGGGCTCCTCTGAGTCAACTAGTACAGAAGAACCTACTAGCCAGTCGCGGTCAACAGGTAGTACTGGAACCATCCCGTGTGAGGAACCTACGGAAAGCTCCAGCTTGAGCAGCACAGGAAGTTCAGCTGGACCTTCTTCCTCTACAACTGGAGGATCATCATCGTCAGAACCATCGCGGTCCTCTGAGTCAACTAGTACAGACGAACCTACTAGCCAATCGCAGTCAACGGGTACTACTGGGACCCTCCCATGTGAGGAACCTACGGAGAGCTCCAGCTTGAGCAGCACTGGAAGTCCAGCTGGACCTTCTTCCTCTACAACTGGCGGACCATCATCGGCAGAACCAACGGACTCCGCTGAGTCAACTAGTACACAAGAACCTACTAGCCAATCGCAGTCAACAGGCAGTACCGAAACGCGCCCATCTGAGGAACCTACGGAGAGCTCCAGCTTGAGTAGCACTGGAAGTTCAGCTGGACCTTCCTCTCCGACAACTGGCGGAACATCATCGACAGAATCATCCGGGCCCCCCCAGTCGACAGGTACAGATGAATCTACGAGCCCATCACAGTCAACAGGCAGTACCGAAACACGCCCATCTGAGGGACCGACGGAGAGCTCCAGCTTGAGCAGCACTGGAAGTTCTGCTGGACCTTCTTCCTCGACAACTGGAGGACCGTCATCGGCAGAACCATCGGGCTCTTCTGAGTCAACTAGTACAGAAGAACCTACTAGCCCATCACAGTCAACAGGCAGTACCGAAACGCGCCCATCTGAGGAAC CTACGGAGAGCACCAGCTTGAGCAGTATTATACCATCCTCGGTAACTACTAGTGGTAGTACTCGTTCTACAAGTGCCGAAGATTCTAGGGATGTTTCTCGACCACGACGAGACACGTCATCGCGCGCTGCTGATGGTTATGTGGAAAGCACAATCCAAATCTCGACTGAGATGTCTGGCACTACCGAGCGTCAACCGCAGACTACAGGCAGTAGCAATATTCCTTCATCGGTGACTGGTCGTGAAACGTCACAATCTGAAAGTACCGTGGCATCTATTAGTACTTTGGAGCCGGCAAAGAGTTCTTCACAATCTACTGAGTGGCTTGCCGAAAGCTCTACCTTAAGTGGTACGCAAACTGTATCCGATGTTTCAACGTTGGCATCCGAAAATATTGTTATATCTGGTAACGTAGAAGTTGCTGTTGAGAGCAATATTGGCGGCAGCTCTGCTAATAAGAGCATAGTGGAATCTGGTACTTTTAATCTAACAATAGAGGACGTTGCGAAAGCCAATATAACTGGTTTTCATATTAACGGATCTTCTATTGTAATGGACGGAGAGTTGATTAGAACGAATGGTACAGGATCTCACGGAGTTGTTATTGTGGACCAAATTCATATTTCTGGCAGTCTTGATATTAGTGTTGAGGAACACAATGAGACCATTTTGCCTAATCCCGGTAGTTTGACGAGTTTGGGTAAGAACAGAACCAGGATACCTGGATCAGGGTCACCTATATTACAAATTAATGAAACCGGTGGGAATGTTGTTTCTTCCAATGATCTGTCGAGGGGATCTATAGCACTCCCTATTACCCCTTCACAAGGTTTGGAATCAACTGTGGAAACACAGCTAAATGATTTACAGACGAAGACATATGTGAATAATATACAATTTACTGACGAGAATTCGGTAACTGTGGGGAAAAGTATATTCGCTTTtggtaatgataataatattaggAGTAATGCTGCACTCGATACAGCTGTTTCTAGAGCATCAGCGTCACTTCAGGCAGCTGGAGGTTCCAATTCAGATTCTTCCATGAAGAAGGTCGTCGTTTCCGTtgtatag